Proteins encoded together in one Cicer arietinum cultivar CDC Frontier isolate Library 1 chromosome 4, Cicar.CDCFrontier_v2.0, whole genome shotgun sequence window:
- the LOC101507695 gene encoding protein neprosin-like isoform X1, producing MIKRLSEQFIHSFHQSFSSYHSHRKRGTSHFPTSFLFFFQHMISMGSIGRKRRCSCFSNHHLPLLTFFMAILVQKGVSESNINQNYTKYRQISSLRLERISRHLDKINKPPVLTIESPDGDLIDCVHKRKQLAFDHPLLKNHKIQKSPKEMPRGMKVKRDSNKETWQMWHKNGTRCPKGTVPIRRSRVNDVLRAKCLYEYGKKIPFSRRSDAPDVLSTNGHEHAIAYTGSSQEMYGAKASINVWDPSIEVMNEFSLSQIWILSGSFDGPDLNSIEAGWQVSPELYGDSRPRLFTYWTSDSYQATGCYNLLCAGFIQTNSKIAIGAAISPVSSYAANQFDITILIWKDPKVGNWWMSYGDNTLVGYWPAELFTHLADHATMVEWGGEVVNSRSNGQHTSTQMGSGHFSEEGFGKASYFRNLQIVDIDNSLSSVQSISTLAENTNCYNIQSSYSNEWGTYFYYGGPGNNPKCP from the exons ATGATCAAAAGGCTCTCTGAgcaattcattcattcatttcacCAATCTTTCTCTTCTTATCATTCCCACAGAAAGAGAGGAACAAGTCATTTTCCAACttccttccttttcttcttTCAGCATATG ATATCTATGGGTAGTATTGGGAGAAAGAGAAGGTGTTCTTGTTTTTCCAATCATCATCTTCCTCTTTTGACTTTCTTCATGGCAATACTTGTACAAAAGGGTGTGTCTGAATCCAacattaatcaaaattatacaAAGTATAGACAAATTAGTAGCTTGAGGCTTGAAAGGATTAGTAGGCACTTGGATAAGATTAACAAGCCTCCTGTTCTCACCATAGAG AGCCCAGATGGAGATCTTATAGATTGTGTCCATAAAAGAAAACAACTAGCTTTTGATCACCCACTTTTAAAGAATCACAAGATCCAG AAAAGTCCAAAGGAGATGCCAAGAGGGATGAAAGTAAAAAGAGATAGTAATAAGGAGACGTGGCAAATGTGGCATAAAAATGGGACAAGGTGTCCAAAAGGAACGGTTCCAATAAGGAGGAGTAGAGTGAATGATGTGTTGAGAGCAAAGTGTTTGTATGAGTATGGTAAGAAAATTCCATTCTCTCGCCGTAGTGATGCTCCTGATGTACTCTCTACCAATGGTCATGAG CATGCGATAGCTTACACAGGATCATCACAAGAAATGTACGGTGCAAAAGCATCAATAAACGTATGGGATCCATCTATTGAAGTGATGAACGAGTTCAGTCTTTCACAAATTTGGATCCTTTCTGGATCATTCGATGGTCCTGATCTTAATAGCATTGAAGCTGGATGGCAG GTCAGTCCGGAGCTTTATGGTGACAGCAGACCCAGGTTATTCACTTATTGGACG AGTGACTCATATCAAGCAACCGGATGTTACAATCTTCTTTGTGCTGGTTTTATTCAAACTAATAGCAAGATAGCCATTGGAGCTGCCATTTCTCCTGTTTCTTCTTATGCTGCCAACCAATTTGACATTACAATCCTCATTTGGAAG GATCCAAAAGTAGGGAATTGGTGGATGAGTTATGGCGACAACACATTGGTAGGGTATTGGCCAGCCGAACTATTCACACACTTAGCGGATCATGCCACCATGGTGGAATGGGGTGGCGAGGTGGTCAACTCAAGGTCCAACGGCCAACACACCTCCACGCAGATGGGTTCCGGCCACTTCTCCGAGGAAGGATTCGGAAAAGCAAGCTATTTCCGGAACCTTCAAATTGTTGACATTGATAATAGTCTTAGCTCAGTGCAAAGCATATCAACCTTAGCTGAAAATACAAATTGTTACAATATTCAAAGCTCCTATAGCAACGAATGGGGAACATACTTCTATTATGGTGGGCCTGGGAATAATCCTAAGTGTCCATGA
- the LOC101507695 gene encoding protein neprosin-like isoform X2, translating into MGSIGRKRRCSCFSNHHLPLLTFFMAILVQKGVSESNINQNYTKYRQISSLRLERISRHLDKINKPPVLTIESPDGDLIDCVHKRKQLAFDHPLLKNHKIQKSPKEMPRGMKVKRDSNKETWQMWHKNGTRCPKGTVPIRRSRVNDVLRAKCLYEYGKKIPFSRRSDAPDVLSTNGHEHAIAYTGSSQEMYGAKASINVWDPSIEVMNEFSLSQIWILSGSFDGPDLNSIEAGWQVSPELYGDSRPRLFTYWTSDSYQATGCYNLLCAGFIQTNSKIAIGAAISPVSSYAANQFDITILIWKDPKVGNWWMSYGDNTLVGYWPAELFTHLADHATMVEWGGEVVNSRSNGQHTSTQMGSGHFSEEGFGKASYFRNLQIVDIDNSLSSVQSISTLAENTNCYNIQSSYSNEWGTYFYYGGPGNNPKCP; encoded by the exons ATGGGTAGTATTGGGAGAAAGAGAAGGTGTTCTTGTTTTTCCAATCATCATCTTCCTCTTTTGACTTTCTTCATGGCAATACTTGTACAAAAGGGTGTGTCTGAATCCAacattaatcaaaattatacaAAGTATAGACAAATTAGTAGCTTGAGGCTTGAAAGGATTAGTAGGCACTTGGATAAGATTAACAAGCCTCCTGTTCTCACCATAGAG AGCCCAGATGGAGATCTTATAGATTGTGTCCATAAAAGAAAACAACTAGCTTTTGATCACCCACTTTTAAAGAATCACAAGATCCAG AAAAGTCCAAAGGAGATGCCAAGAGGGATGAAAGTAAAAAGAGATAGTAATAAGGAGACGTGGCAAATGTGGCATAAAAATGGGACAAGGTGTCCAAAAGGAACGGTTCCAATAAGGAGGAGTAGAGTGAATGATGTGTTGAGAGCAAAGTGTTTGTATGAGTATGGTAAGAAAATTCCATTCTCTCGCCGTAGTGATGCTCCTGATGTACTCTCTACCAATGGTCATGAG CATGCGATAGCTTACACAGGATCATCACAAGAAATGTACGGTGCAAAAGCATCAATAAACGTATGGGATCCATCTATTGAAGTGATGAACGAGTTCAGTCTTTCACAAATTTGGATCCTTTCTGGATCATTCGATGGTCCTGATCTTAATAGCATTGAAGCTGGATGGCAG GTCAGTCCGGAGCTTTATGGTGACAGCAGACCCAGGTTATTCACTTATTGGACG AGTGACTCATATCAAGCAACCGGATGTTACAATCTTCTTTGTGCTGGTTTTATTCAAACTAATAGCAAGATAGCCATTGGAGCTGCCATTTCTCCTGTTTCTTCTTATGCTGCCAACCAATTTGACATTACAATCCTCATTTGGAAG GATCCAAAAGTAGGGAATTGGTGGATGAGTTATGGCGACAACACATTGGTAGGGTATTGGCCAGCCGAACTATTCACACACTTAGCGGATCATGCCACCATGGTGGAATGGGGTGGCGAGGTGGTCAACTCAAGGTCCAACGGCCAACACACCTCCACGCAGATGGGTTCCGGCCACTTCTCCGAGGAAGGATTCGGAAAAGCAAGCTATTTCCGGAACCTTCAAATTGTTGACATTGATAATAGTCTTAGCTCAGTGCAAAGCATATCAACCTTAGCTGAAAATACAAATTGTTACAATATTCAAAGCTCCTATAGCAACGAATGGGGAACATACTTCTATTATGGTGGGCCTGGGAATAATCCTAAGTGTCCATGA